TTGATTGTCTGTGTCCTGCGACAGACGATAATGACCACACATAATGGACTCCACCCTGTGTAAAGGGAAAATTAAAGCCATTAATGTTACAAATCAAATCGTTCTGACAAAAAACTAACTATTATTGCCCTGAAATGTTACACTGTTGTCCAAGTCTGGAGTGTATGTTGTGTTCTAAATACCTGGTGTTCCTGCTACGTAGACGGGGAACAGTGACCAGTGGGTCCTCAGGTGTGGTCAGCATCATGACTTGGCCATCAGGGAAAAAACGCAGATATCTGGGGACACAAACAGTACACCTAGTCTTATCTGACTGCATGATAGATCACTAGCATATCACAACAAGGAAACCAGTGACAGACTGAGGACCCTACCTGTAGTACTCCACTTGGTGCCAAGCCCTATAGAATCCATCAAGGGACTCCTCTCCCTGACGGATGTATGCCGTCTTGCTGATGTAAACACCTTCAAAATCAACATTGAaaaaacagattattttatttgGTAAATTCAATCTAGTTTTAGCTATGCAACTTATGCTAGACATGCCAACTGTGCATTGGTATTGAGGAAATAGACTAGTCTATGAAACAATCCCACTTATCTTAGAAGGGATTTTCTTTCTCTAAGAAAGATAAATAACTAATGTTCCTTAAATGTTTACCATCAAAGCGCACACGTGGCCTCTCAAGAAACATCTCCCTCCAGGAGTTGAAGGGCACCAGTTTGGTACAGCTCCGGCCCCACGCTCTCAGACAGGCCGAACGCCAAATCTCTGGGTCCCTGAGGAAATATCAACACCGAGGGGAAATAATCATCTCTGTTCCATTTGAAAAACCAATACGTCATTTAGGAGCCTGTTTTGATCCAGTGTAAGGACCAGTCATTCACAGCACTGGCATGAATTAAAATGAATCCAAGCCATGTTCATTGAAAATATGATGGATTTGTATAGTCTATGGTCTGACCTAGCACAAATGTAGAAGCCTCTACAGACTAAGGAGAGCTGCTCCAGGGCACGCAGGTCCAGATCACGGGACACAACCCAACGGAAGATGTACATCAAGACCTCTGGGGGCAGGGCTGGGGACAGAAACCAGACCGTAAATACAGTATAATAATAGAGTAGTGCCAATATAATATGCTTCCAGACAGCGGTTTATTGAGACGTTTCCATCCTGACCGAGATCCCAGTGGGATTGAAACACTGAAGACTTACCCGTGTGTCTTAATAAACCACTGTGGGAGCATATTATGGGAGTTGCCAACATTACTTTTTACATGTTATTCATGTCTTCTGTCTAGGACCTGAATTGTGGTGgtctttgtagctcagttggtagagcatggcacttgtaatgccagggtagtgggttcaaATCCCGGTACCACCCAttcgtaaaatgtatgcacgcacgactaagttgctttggataaagccatctgctaaatggcatatattattattgcCTGAGTTCTCCCTACCTGAGATGTGCATCTGAGCCATATCCACCTCAGGAACACATATCTTCAGAGAGTTGTCTTGCAGAGTGAGCTGCTGATGGAAGTAGGCCAATAGATCCTCTATTTCACCATCCATGCCATTCTCATTGCTAGGAAACAGATATGCAGTGTCACACATGGTAGGACTTGTATGGAAAAGAGGAGTGACAATGAGTTCAGATGGCGCACACTTTCAATGTGTACGGTATTCAATGTAGTGTTACAAATTGCCAAAGTATTAAGATAAAAAGATTTACCCGCCATCTGGATCAGGGGAACGACTGTAGTTGATTTTGAACTCAATGTCAGGCACAATCTGCATTGCCCTGCGATAGTACTTAATTGCTGTAAATTAGGGCAGGAAAAGGGTTTAGCTGTGCTTTTATGTAAAACCATTATTCCCAATCCCAACTACAGTCATACAagaatcccattcaagtcatggtacTGATATTAGTATTTTTGCCGCATCATTTTATAAATCATCAATAAGATactttgttgagcttcacaatcAATTTTAGATACATACTATGATCCTTAGCACATCACAAAGAAACCAGTGAGTGTCTGAGGCCCCTACCTGTAGTCAAGCCCTATAGAATTCATCAAGGGACTCCTTTAGACATGACACACAAAAAAATTATATCAGTTCCATGACTTAAATGAGTtttgccacaaatgctaaaacattactaaactaaaccaaagcatggattgctgtcataccttgtccatagactgcttaaaGGGCAAGGAAACCAATGTGTCACTTTGTAATTGGGTGAACCATCCCTTTAAAAAGGTCCATAATTTTAACCATACTGAGACAAAATACTAATTTTCAAAAGTGAGTGCTATTTTGCTTTCCCCAACTTGTCTCAGACATGCATACCTTCATAAACAGCGCCATTTTCTTCTTCCTCAACAGCTTTAAGGAACAACTCTCTGGCCTAAGACAATGAAACAAAATATGGTAACGATAGTGAAGACAACTATTAGCAATGCAGTCAAATCTGTTGTAAAACTACTATTCCAAATGGCTGAAACAAAATGGCTGACTTTTTCCTCCCGGGCCAGTTCCTGTTTTCTTTTCAAGTCTGCAGCTCTCGACGACAGTCCTCGGTTCCCCCCATTGGACGCAGAGTTGGGCTTCAGTTCAGACATCCACTGGGCCCTGAACACATTGAGCTCCACCTAGACATATGGACAATGATGTACAAGTGACTGACATGAAGCGTTTTCTTATTGCCTGGGTCAAGTAGTGAGTAGTCTAGTAAATTTAGCCTGCTCTGAGGTTACCCCAGTGGGCAGGTGAAAACAAGAAAGCATTCCAGTAGCCTAAAACAGATCTTTCTAGTTCCTCCCCATTGTTTAAGTCAAATCCTGACAATTGATGGAAATCTGGCAAGTTAAGACCTTTAAGACCtgcttgataaaaaaaaataaaaaaaatgagaaCAGCCAAAACACAAAGAACTCCAGTACTGATCTTTCCGATTCCTCCCCTATGTGTAGGTGAATAGCAGCCAATATAATATAGCACTTCTGCATGTAAAAAGCTTGTAAAATTTCTCAGGGCAAGTGATCATAATCTTCAGTCAAcccaaaaaaaaaacacctgGTGCCTTTAAGACTTTaatgtgtacacacacaaaaTGACAAAGCATGGCTGCTATCATGAAATTTTTAAAATAAAGTCAatatggatttctacatttaaaGACTTCATTATCACGCAATCCTGAGACGTAACAATAATTGTGTAGACTTCGTATTGTGGGGTTCCCAAGTGGCGCAGATTGAACAACCTGGTTCAATTCCGGTCTGTAAAATAAGTAATCTTACGTGGAGGTTTGCATCATCAGTACTTCCATTCTCTCCATCTTGATCTTCTACAATGCCAAGAGAGTTGATAACGCTTTCAGCCTGggcagaaaaaaaatgttttgttaaaaTAACTAGGCCTAAACATGGCAGAGAATCACAAAGAAATGTCTAACAAATAGGGTTGAAATAAATCAGCAAATATTTAAGTCATTAACCAAATTCAAGCTTTGTTTATGGGAGTAATGTGGTCGGACAGAAAGAAAAGCACAACAAATATTCAAGGAGGATGGGATCACGGTTGAAGTTACTTTGAGGTGTAGCATGCACAATGTGCACACGTTAAGTAGAACACGTAGCTAACTAGAGACGAACTGCATTGGCTTTTGCCTCTGCCCGGCAAGGCACTAACTTAACGTTACCTAAACATGTGACGAACAGGAAGCAAGCATGGTTTAGCACGCCACATTGCCTGAATTTACTTTTCAGACAGTTAGCTTGTCTATTCATCTTTTGACAGCTGGTCATTTTTAATGTATCAATACATTAACTACCTAGTTAGCAAACGTTAACTAGTTCGTATCATTGtgggactcccgagtggcgcagcggtctaaagcactgcatctcagtgctcgaggcgtcactacagaccctggttagattctaggctgtatcacaaccggccgtgattgggagtcctattgggcagcgcacaattggcccagcaacgtccgggttaggccgtcattgtaaataagaagttgttcttaactgacttgcctaattaaaagGTGACATGTTTTACATGCATGTTTACGACTACGGGACACGTCATGCAACCACCAGCAGTAGGCGTGAGTGACCATACttcctagctaacgttagctagctagctcgacAACAAGTAGCCGTGTGCAAGGATTAGCCTAAAAAACAAACGACATTGAGCTACCATTATGGCTTATCTGTAAGCTCTTCTGTTGTCCGTAAACGTTTTCAGGAAAGGGTCTACAGATCACGGTCAGAAAAACGGACAACACAACGTGGAAATTTGAGGGATCGCAGAAATGCAGCCATTTCGACGACGTGCTGACGACTGTGTGTAGCGAGAAAGTCACTTACAACGGTGTGTGGGCGTGACGTCAATACACCACGTGACTAACTATTATACACTATATCAGCACACTTATCACATACGTTTTTACCTTTCTGCTTGTTGTAGGCTAGTACATGGGCCACACAAAAAAGTATCATCCTTCCTTGATTAGCATCTTTTGCTAAAATCGTTCCATCCTAGAGTGATCCTGATTCCCGACTGTACCATGTAGGGGGTGTTATTGTTATGAAACAGAAAGTTAGGGTACATCTCAATATAGTCTGAATTGGCATCTTCTCTTCTCACAACTTGGAAAAACAGGACTGGTTAAAGCAATATGGTTAGGAATTAGCTTTACCTgttcagtgcagatgaaggaaatgAAGAAGCCACTTTATGctattttttaaaaacctttatttaaccaggcaaatcagttaagaacaaaatcttattttcaatgacagcctaggaacagtggattaactgcctgttcaggggcagaacgacagattcatactttgtcagctcagggggtttgaacttgcaaccttctggttactagtccaacactctaatcactaggctaccctgcgtgATGTAcccaaatgttttatttgattaaaCTTCATAACATAAAAAAAAAGTGGTACCCTCACCTCTGTCCCACCCTAAAAGCAGCCAATCACACACTCCCAGCATACAgcacaagtcaaaagtttggatacacctactcattcaagggtttttatttaatttgactattttctgcattatagAATAGTAGTGACGaaatcaaaactacgaaataacacatatggaatcatgaagtaaccaaaaaagtattaaaccaatcaaaatatatttatattttagattcttccaaggagccaccctttgccttgatgacagctttgcacactcttggcattatctcaaccagcttcacctggaatgcttttctaacagtcttgagggactgagcacttgttagctgctttttcttcactctgcggtccaactcatcctaaaccatctcaattgggttgaggtcggtggattgtggaagccaggtcttctgatgcagcactccatcactctcgttCTTGGTCAAATCGTCCCTTACACTGCCTGAGGGTgtgttgggtcgttgtcctgttgataaacaaatTATAATCCCACTGtgcccaaaccagatggaatggcgtgtcgctgcagaatgctgtggtagccatgctggttaagtgtcccttgaattgtaaataaatcactgacagtgtcaccagcaaagcactccctcACCTTCTCATTCATGCTTCCTGgtgtgaaccacacatgcagagatcatcctttcacctactttgcatctcacaaagacacggaggttgaacaaaaaatctcaaatttggactcatcagaccaaaggatagatttccaccagtctaatgtccattgttcatgtttcttggcccaagcaagtctcttcttattattggtgtcctttagtagtggtttctttgcagaaattcaaccatcaaggtctgattcacgcagtctcttctgaacagttgatgttgagatgtgtctgttacctgaactctgtgaagcatttatttgggctgcaattcctgaggcttgtaactctaatgaacttatcctctgcagcagaggtaactctgagtcttcctttcctgtggcagtcctcatgcgagccagtttcatcatagtgcttgatggattttgcaactgcatttgaagaaactttcaaagttcttgaaattttccgtattgactgaccgtcatgtcttaaagtaatgatggattgtcatttctctttgcttatttgagctgttcttgccataatatggacgtggtcttttaccaaatagggctatcttctgtataccccctaccctttcacaacacaactgattggctcaaacgcattaagaaggaaagaaattccacaaataaactttaaaacaaggcacacctattaattgaaatgcatttcagctggttgagagaatgaatgccaagagtgtgcaaagctgtcatcaaggcaaagggtgactcctttgaagaatctcaaatataaaatatatttagattagtttaacacttttttggttaatacatcaTTCCGTATGTGCTATTTCGtcgtgttgatgtcttcactattattctacaatgtagaaaatagtaaaaattaagaaaaaagcctggaatgagtaggtgtgtccaaacttttgactggtactgtaaattttCATCAAAAATAAATGGGAACGCTCAATTTAGTGCACCGTAGCAGTATTTGGATACCTTGACCCAATTGGACCCCTGCTCCTCCATACTCATTACTCAGCCGGACACATTCCCTAACCCTCTCTAGTAGATCTGTAAGGTGGAAGCAATTTGGTGGAAGCTCCTCCATATACTTATTCATACCCTTCAGATCTTCAAACATCGAAGGGTTAGGGCCAAGGAGAGGGTCAGGGAGGGAACTCATTATACCAACTCTTTCGGAAGCTTCACAGAGGCGCCTTCCCACTTCTAACACCAGTGACGCAACTGGTAGAGGGGGTAGAAACAGGAAAGGTCACCTGGACCCAAGCAGGGAGGGTGGGTTGGCAGCTACAAAAGCTTGGTGAAGCTTGCTAACTGTGAAGCTGCTGAAGAGGCTAACGTTAGTCAACTCCAACTGACGCAACATAACAATATGACATGGCAATACGTGTTGAAGATTGGGTTGGTGTCAGGTcaaattatttatatatacactagattgCCCCCAGAGGGCACTGTTCTGAAGCCTCCACAACTACATCTTGGCACTCCCTCACggtgtaaaaaatattttgtagaaatgcatttattaatgtctacatttgtttttgcc
The sequence above is a segment of the Oncorhynchus kisutch isolate 150728-3 linkage group LG25, Okis_V2, whole genome shotgun sequence genome. Coding sequences within it:
- the LOC109870311 gene encoding F-box only protein 9 isoform X2, producing the protein MAESVINSLGIVEDQDGENGSTDDANLHVELNVFRAQWMSELKPNSASNGGNRGLSSRAADLKRKQELAREEKARELFLKAVEEEENGAVYEAIKYYRRAMQIVPDIEFKINYSRSPDPDGGNENGMDGEIEDLLAYFHQQLTLQDNSLKICVPEVDMAQMHISALPPEVLMYIFRWVVSRDLDLRALEQLSLVCRGFYICARDPEIWRSACLRAWGRSCTKLVPFNSWREMFLERPRVRFDGVYISKTAYIRQGEESLDGFYRAWHQVEYYRYLRFFPDGQVMMLTTPEDPLVTVPRLRSRNTRVESIMCGHYRLSQDTDNQTKVFVVVSKRKEEVAEYQRISRFCRRNPAVPETEHSFHVGLQLSSGGRQSFNKLNWIHHSCHITYRSTGETVVTAFDLDQMYASFYFARVKSYTAFSERPL
- the LOC109870311 gene encoding F-box only protein 9 isoform X1, with the translated sequence MAESVINSLGIVEDQDGENGSTDDANLHVELNVFRAQWMSELKPNSASNGGNRGLSSRAADLKRKQELAREEKARELFLKAVEEEENGAVYEAIKYYRRAMQIVPDIEFKINYSRSPDPDGGNENGMDGEIEDLLAYFHQQLTLQDNSLKICVPEVDMAQMHISALPPEVLMYIFRWVVSRDLDLRALEQLSLVCRGFYICARDPEIWRSACLRAWGRSCTKLVPFNSWREMFLERPRVRFDGVYISKTAYIRQGEESLDGFYRAWHQVEYYRYLRFFPDGQVMMLTTPEDPLVTVPRLRSRNTRVESIMCGHYRLSQDTDNQTKVFVVVSKRKEEKVAEYQRISRFCRRNPAVPETEHSFHVGLQLSSGGRQSFNKLNWIHHSCHITYRSTGETVVTAFDLDQMYASFYFARVKSYTAFSERPL